GGAAACCGCGGTTGATGTGAATCGCCCCGGAATCGTCCTGCCAGGGGACCCGGAACATGATCTGCCGTTCCGGCTCACAGATCCGCTCCAGGATCTTCGCCTCCGCGAACTCCGGACGGGCCGCCAGCACCGGGGCCAGCGTCTCCAGCACCTCCAGTGCCGCCTGGTGGAACTCGGGCTCCCCGGGATTCCGCCGGACCAGCTCGGCGTACAGGGCTGCCGCCGGCCCGGCCGTATGAATACCGGGCTTGACCTCAGATTGAACAGTCGACATTGACTTCCGTTCCCTTCGTGGCCGCGGAAAGGCCGCCTGCGGTCCGGACCCTGACGAGTCCTCACAAGGCCTATAACTCCTTGCCAGTCCTTGTCGTCACCATTTCCCGGTCCGACTGCCGCCGGCGTTCCTTCGCTTTGCCGACCCTATTTGGCGGCACCCCGCTGATCGACTGTGGGATATACGACACGTCGTTCCCGTACGCAATCGCCCGACTCCTGCGTTCCGCCCTTCCCCGCCGCATGCCCGCAGGTCAGCGCACCGGTCACGGCTGCCGCGCACCGGTCGCCCGCACCGCACGCTGTGCGGGACCTCACAGTTGACCAGCCATTTTCCCGTCGTTGCGCACGACGCCTGTGCGCCGGCGCGCAACGCCCGGGTCTCCCGTCAGGGCACCCGAGTGGACCGCGACCTCGGCTTCGACCAGGACCTCGGCTCCGACCTCGGCCTTGACCATCTTCTCCATCGGGTCGGCGCAGCTGCCCCCGGCGATGAGCATCGCCGCCAGGACGGCCACCACGGTCAGTACCGTGCCCAGCCAGACCATGGTGTGGACCGGCACGGTGTAGGCACCGATGACCTTGATCACGCACTCGGTCAGCAGCGCCGTCCCCCATATCGCCGAGAACCGCCGCTCGGCCCGCCGGAACCGCTCCGATCCGGCCATCAGCCGGTCCCAGGCGGCGTTGCCGGCCGCGCTGCCCTTGGTGACCCACGGCTTGAGCCCCGCCGTCATCAGCGGCCGCTTCGTCCGCACGGAGAGGAGGATCGCGATCCCGACCACGCTGCTCACACCGCTGTCCTTGGCCATCATCAGCCGTGGATCACCGGCCACCGCGCTCAGCGCCAGGCCCACCGCATTGACGGCCAGCATCAGCAGTGCGAGGCCGTTGACGCTGCGGCTCCTGACCAGGTCCCACACCGTCCGCAGCGCCGGTACCACGCTGCTCCAGCCCAGTGCGGCCATCGTGCTGAAGCCGAAGCCGTCGCTGAGGACGTAATACAGGGCCACCGGAATGCCCGCGTCCACGATCAACGGCGTAAGGCTCTTCAGCAGCGGATTGCCGCGCTCCCCCTCGGCCACCGGCCTGCTCCGACTCACGGCGCACTCCCCCATGTTGCTGTGCACTGATGCTCTCCGCGCTGCTTTCCGCGCTGCGATCAGCTTGGTGCACAGCCGTGGCCGGCAACAGTTTCACCTGTCCCGGGATCGCCATGACATTTGTCAGTTCGGCGCGACGCCCGTTGTCCGTTCGGCGCGACGCCCCGTGGTGGCTCGCGCCTCCCCCGGAGCACCTCCGGGAGGCCCGGCTATGCCTCGGCGCGCACCGCCCGCTCCGTGGTGGCGATGGTGGCCGAACCGACCACGCGGGTGCCGTCGTAGAGGACGATCGCCTGGCCGGGGGCCACACCGCGGACGGGCTCGGTGAAGGACACCTGGAGCTCGGCGTCGCCGATCAGCTCGGCGGTGACCTCGGTCTCGCCGCCGTGGGCACGGAGCTGGGCCGTGTACGTCGCGGGACCGGCCGTCGGGGGACGGCCGCACCAGCGGGGGCGGATCGCGGTCAGCGCCATGACGTCGAGGGAGGCGGCGGGGCCGACGGTGACGGTGTTGTCGACCGGGGAGATGTCGAGGACATAGCGCGGCTTGCCGTCGGCGGCCGGGTGGCCGATGCGCAGGCCCTTGCGCTGGCCGATGGTGAAGCCGTACGCGCCCTCGTGCGTACCGAGGCGGTTGCCGGACTCGTCGACGATGTCGCCGGGAGCCGTGCCGAGCCGCTTGGCCAGGAAGCCCTGGGTGTCGCCGTCGGCGATGAAGCAGATGTCGTGGCTGTCCGGCTTCTTGGCGACGAACAGACCGCGGCGGGCGGCCTCTTCGCGGATCTCCGCCTTGGTGGTGAGGGTGTCGCCGAGCGGGAACATGGCGTGCGCGAGCTGGCGGTCGTCGAGGACGCCGAGGACGTACGACTGGTCCTTGGCCATGTCGGAGGCGCGGTGCAGCTCGCGGGTGCCGTCCTCGCGCAGGACGACCGTGGCGTAGTGGCCGGTGCAGACGGCGTCGAAGCCGAGTGCCAGGGCCTTGTCCAGGAGCGCGGCGAACTTGATCTTCTCGTTGCAGCGCAGGCAGGGGTTCGGGGTGCGCCCGGCCTCGTACTCCGCGATGAAGTCGTCGACGACGTCCTCACGGAAGCGTTCGGCGAGATCCCAGACGTAGAAGGGGATACCGATGACGTCGGCGGCGCGGCGGGCGTCGTGGGAGTCCTCGATCGTGCAGCAGCCGCGGGCGCCGGTGCGGAACGACTTCGGGTTCTCGGAGAGCGCGAGATGCACACCGGTCACGTCATGGCCGGCCTCGGCGGCGCGGGCGGCGGCAACGGCGGAGTCGACGCCGCCGGACATGGCGGCGAGTACGCGGAGGCGGCGGGGGGCGTCATCAGTCATAGCCAGTCCAGAGTAGACGGAACCGCCGACAGGGCCGAAAGCGTTATGCAGCGCATGGGGAAGAGGGACGGGGAGAAGGGCGGCGGCCAGGAGGCCACATCCGCCGTCACGCGGCGCCGGGCCTTGTGGATCGGGGGTGGTGGGGCGGTCGCCGCCGGGACCGCGGCGTTCGCGGGGCACGATGTGCTGGGGCAGTGGTGGTGGCGGCTGCCGGGGAACGACAAACCACGCAAGGCCGGCGCCGTCGATCACCGGGGTGCGCAGTGGGTCGCGGCGTCCCCGGAGAACTACCGGCGGGCGGACCGGCCGGCGGATTACGGGATCGACCGGGTGGTCATCCATGTCGTCCAGGGCAGCTATGCGACCGCGCTGGACGTCTTCCAGGACCCGGATCACGAGGCCGGCGCGCACTATGTCGTTCGCAAGGACGGGCATGTCGCGCAGCTGATCCGCGAGCTGGACGTGGCGTTCCACGCGGGCAACCGCGGCTACAACGAGCGGAGCATCGGGATCGAGCACGAGGGGTTCGTGGACCGCCCGGAGTCGTTCACGGATGCCATGTACGCGTCGTCGGCGCGGCTGACGGCGGGGATCTGCCGGCGGTACGGCTTCCCGGCCGACCGGGAGCACCTCGTGGGGCATGTGGAGGTGCCCGGAACGGATCACACCGATCCGGGGCCGCACTGGGACTGGGACCGCTATCTGCGGCTCGTCCGGGCCGAGCTGCGCAAGCCCGTACGGACGGGGGAGAGCCCGCCCGCACGGAAGACCTGAGGCGCACGGGCCCCGGCGCCGGGCGCCACGGGCCCACACCACCCCTCGGACAGGCCCTCGGAAACCCCCTGGCTCAGGCCCGCACTCCTAGCTCACAGTCCCGCACTCCCAGCTCTCAGGAGCGCGCTCCTAGCTCAGGCCCGCGCTCCGTGCCCGCTCGACGACCGGCCCGATGGCCTCGGCCAGGGCCGCCACGTCCTCCGCGGTGGAGGTGTGCCCCAGGGAGAACCGCAGAGTGCCGCGGGCGAGGTCCGGGGACATGCCGGTGGCCAGCAGGACATGGCTGGGCTGGGCGACGCCGGCGGTGCAGGCGGAGCCCGTGGAGCAGGCGATGCCCTGGGCGTCCAGGAGGAGCAGGAGGGAGTCGCCCTCGCAGCCGGGGAAGGAGAAGTGGGCGTTGGCGGGGAGCCGGCCCGCGGGGTCCGGATCGCCGCCGAGGACGGCGTCGGGGGCGGCGGCGCGGACGGCCTTGACCAGGTCGTCGCGGAGCGCGCCGATGTCGCGGGCGAAGTCCTCGCGGTGGGCGACGGCATGGCGCCCGGCCGCGGCGAAGGCGGCGATGGCCGGGGTGTCGAGGGTGCCGGAGCGGACGTGCCGTTCCTGGCCGCCGCCGTGCAGCACCGGCACCGGGGCGTATTCGCGGCCCAGCAGCAGCGCGCCGATGCCGTACGGCCCGCCGATCTTGTGGCCGGAGACCGTCATCGCGGCGAGCCCGGAGGCGCCGAAGTCGACCTCCAGCTGGCCGACGGCCTGCACCGCGTCCGCATGCAGCGGAATGTCGAACTCCGCGGCGACGTCGGCCAGTTCACGCACCGGCTGGATGGTGCCGATCTCGTTGTTGGCCCACATGACCGTGGCGAGTGCGACATCGGCGGGGTTGCGGGCAATGGCCGTGCGCAGCCCCTCGGCGTGCACCCGGCCGTAGCTGTCGACCGGCAGCCACTCGACGCGGGCGCCTTCGTGCTCGGCGAGCCACTCCACGGCGTCGAGGACCGCATGGTGCTCGACGGGGCTGGCGAGGACGCGGGTACGGGCCGGGTCGGCGGCCCGGCGCGCCCAGTACAGGCCCTTGACCGCGAGGTTGTCGGCCTCGGTGCCGCCCGCGGTGAAGACGATCTCGCTCGGGCGTGCGCCGAGCGAGACGGCGAGGGACTCGCGCGCCTCCTCGACGGTACGCCGGGCCCGCCGGCCGTCGGCGTGCAGCGAGGACGCATTGCCGGTGACGGTCAGCTGGGCGGTCATCGCCTGCACCGCCTCCGGGAGCATCGGGGTGGTGGCGGCGTGGTCGAGGTAAACCATGGTGCGCACGATTCTACGAGCTGGCGCGGTCGGCTCCGGGGGCGCATCCGCAGCGCGCGGGAGCGCCGTACGCCGGGGAGCGGGACGACAGCCCACCGGCCGGCTTCCCCTGGCGGCCCATGGGACGACCGCCCGGCCCCTCGACGAAGCCCGACCTCTCGACACCCCTGTAAGGAGTCACTAGCCTGACACTCATGACACAGTGGCTTCTGGACCGGACATTCCGCAGCACGTCGGGCGACGAGGTGCGGTGGGCCGTGCTCGGGGAAGGGCAGGAGGACACACCGGCGGTGGTCCTGCTGCACGGGACGCCCTTCTCGTCGTACGTCTGGCGGGGTGTCGCCCGCGCCCTCGCCACACGGCACCGGGTGTTCGTCTGGGACATGCCGGGCTACGGCGCCTCGGAGAAGCACGCCGGCCAGGACGTCTCACTCGGCGCTCAGGCCCGTGTCTTCACGGAGCTGCTCACCCACTGGGGCCTGGCCACGGAGGCGGCCCGGCCGGCCGTGGTCGCGCATGACTTCGGCGGCTGTGTCGCCCTGCGGGCACATCTGCTGCACGGTGCGCGCTATGCGCGGCTGGCCCTGGTCGACCCGGTGGCGCTGGCCCCCTGGGGCTCGCCCACGTACCGGCTGCTGGGCGCGCACCCCGAGGTGTTCGGACAGCTGCCGCCGGACCTCCACCGCGCGCTGGTGCGGGAGTACGTCTCCTCCGCGAGCCACCCCGGCCTGCACCCGGCCGTCCTCGACCGGCTGGTCGAACCGTGGTGCACGGACGAGGGCCGGCCGGCCTTCTACCGCCAGATCGCCCAGAACGACCAGCGCTTCACGGACGAGATCGAACCCCGCTACGGCGAGCTCACCCTGCCGACCCTGATCTGCTGGGGCACCCAGGACACCTGGATCCCACCCACCAGGGGCCACGAACTGGCCTCCCGCATCCCCGGCTCCCGTCTCCACCTGATCGAACACGCGGGCCATCTGGTCCAGGAGGACGCACCGGCGGAACTGGGGGCGGTGTTGGGGGAGTTCGTGGGGGGTGGTGGGTGAGCGCTCCGGCCCTCCTACGGATCGATGCGCCGTGCGAGTTCGCGGACCGCTGTGGCGGCCTCGGTGATGGCGGGTGACGAGGGTGTCGGCAGGGCCTCGGGGGAGGTGAGGGATTCCAGGGAGGTGCGGAGGCGGTGGAGGTCGGGGCGGGGGAGGTGGGTCGTGGGGGTGAAGTCGGCCAGTTTGGTGGTGAGTTCGGCTTCGAGGGTGTCGAGGGCGGGGAGGGGGGTGGGCCGGCCGGAGAGGTTCTGGCCGGGTTTCTCGTCGGCCGGCTGGAGGCGTAGTTGGTCGGTCAGGGTGCGGACGGCGGCGGTCAGGTCGCGCAGGGCGGTGCCGGTGCGTGCGGTGTCCGCGGTGCGGGAGGGGCCGGGCCGGCGGGGGCCGGTCGTCGGCGTTCCCGTCTTGTCCCGTAGCAGCGCGCGGAGGGTGCGGGCCTCCGGGGCGCCGAACGCCTCGTGGACGGCGAGTGCTTCGCGCCAGTGCGCCTGGGCGCCCTGTTTGCGGCCCAGGGCGGTCTCGGCGTGGCCCAGGGCGGTCAGCGCGTCGGCGCGCCACCGTTCACCGCCCGGCACCAGCAACCGTTTCGCCGCGTCCTCGGCGGCGGTCACCGCCTCGCCGGGACGGATCAGGGCGACCATCGCCTCGGCCATCCGGCAGCGGGTACGCCCTGCCCAGAGCCGCTGTCGGTCCTCCTCGAAGAGGGGCAGAGCCTGCAAGAGTTCACGGAGCGCCTCGGCGGGCCGGCCGGCCGCCGACAGCGCTTCGGCCAGGGCGTACCGGCCGTGCGCGAGCCGCGGGGAGCCGCGGCCGACGCGGTGGTGGAGGGCTACGCTCCGCTCGGCGAACAGCACAGCTTCGTTGCTGTTGCCGGTCGCCGCCCAGAGCCGGGCCAGTGCGCCGAGTGCGGCAGCCTCGCCGAGTTCGTCGCGCTCGGTGCACTGCTGCCATGCCGCGACCAGATGCCGCTCCGCGGTGTCGTGCCGCCCCTGTTGGAGGGCGACGATGCCGCGCGCATACGGTGCGCGAAAGCGCGTCAGAGGGTCGCCGCAGCGGCCGGCCAGCTGCTCCGCGCGCCGCGCCTCGGGCTCGGCCTCGGCGCACTTGCCCAGCGTGAGGTACGCCTCGGCGAGCGCGACCCGGGCCCGGCCTTCCGCCCGTGCGTCGCCGTCCCGGGCCGCCCGCGCCGCCACCGTCCGGGCGGCCGGCTCATAGGCGGCGGACAACGCCCCGGAATCCGCCGTCACCTGGGCGAGCAGAAGGAGATCGGCGGCCTGGCGGACGATCCCCGGTGTGCGGAGCGCGGCCCGGCGGACGAGTGCGAGCAGCCCAGGGGTCTCCTCGGCCCAGACGGCCAGGGCCTCGGCCCGGTCCTTCGTGGTGGGCAGGGGGCCGGCGGAGGGGACGCGGGCGAGGTCATGGAGCATCCGGTCGCCCGGGCACCGGAGGGCGTGCACCTGCCGGCCCAGGGCGAGATACCAGGTCAGCAGCCGGGTCAGGGCCTCGTCGCGCGCCGCCTCGGGCAGCTCGTGAGCGGCGGACCGGGAGGCGAGGCGCCGCAGTTGGCCCGTATAGCGGTAGTGACCGGAGCCCGCTTCACGGAGCGCGCCGACGGCCAGCAGCTCGTCCAGCAGGGCGCGGGTCCGCTGTGCCGTGGCATCGAGCAGTGCGGCCGCGGCGCCGGACGGGAAGGCGGCGGACGAGAAGGCCTCGGACGAGACCTCGGCGGGGTCCGTGACGGCGAGCAGGCGGAAGGCCCGTCGTGCCTGCTCGGAGAGTTGCGCGTCGAGCCACCGGAGCGTCGGGGGGCCGGGGTCGGTGAACAGCTCCTGCGCCTCGGCGGTGGTCAGTCCGGCCAGCTCGACGGCTTCGGCGGGCGGGGGAAGCGGCGGGCACCCACGGCCGGTGAGCAGGACGGCGCCGCCCCGGCCTCCGGGCTTGCCCGTGTGACCGGGGAGCAGGGGGGCCAGGGCCAGGTCCGCCGCCTCGGACGCATCGGACGCGGCGGACGCATCGGCGTCAGGTGCGTCGTCCAGCACGATGAGGACGCGGCGTTCGGCCAGCAGCGAGCGGTAGAGGGCCGCCCGGCCGTCGCGCCACAGGGGGATGTCGCCGGCCGGCACGCCCAGCGCACGCAGCAGCGCTTCGAGGGCACCGGTCGCCGTCACCCGCTCCCCCGCCTCGTCGGCGCTGCCGCACAGATCCAGGAACACCTGTCCGTCCGGGAAGTGCTCCGCGACCTCGTGCGCGACCCGCAGCGCGAGGGCCGTCTTGCCGGCCCCGGCCGGCCCGTGGACGAAACGGCAGGCCGGGGCGTCGCTCGTGCCGCCCGTCAGTCCGGCGGCCAGCCGGGAGAGCGGCCCGCTCCGCCCGGCGAACGGCTCCGGCGCCGCCGGCAGGGCCACCGCGTCGGCCCGGGGCCCGGCCGGATCCCGCGCGGGCTCCTCGGCAAGGGGGCGGTAGATCTCGTCCAGGAGATCGCTGCGCCAGCGTGCCAGCCGGGTCCGCCAGTCCACGGCGAAGGGCCCCGGCAGCCCGGCGAGCGGTTCGCCGTCCCACAACGCCAGTGCCTCGTCGCGCAGTCGGCGGGCCGCGGCCGGCTTCACGGCGCGGCGGGCCCGGTCGACCAGCTGCTCGGCCCGGTCGAGATCGACGTCGAGGACGGGCGCGCTGCCGTCGGGGCGGCGCAGGGCATAGCCCCCGTCCTGCTCCCTGACCAGGAGGTCCGCGTCACCGGTGGTCGCCCCGGTGTCGGCGCCGAGCGCCGTGTTCAGCCGGGTGGCGCAGGCGTACAGCGAGGAGAGTGCGCCACGCGGCGGCTGGTCGCCCCAGAGGTCGGGCAGCAGCTCGCTCGCGCTCGCGGAGTGTCCCGGCCGCAGCAACAGGGCGGCCAGCAGCGCCCGTTCCTCCGGGCCGCCCAGTTCGAGCGGTGTCGCACCGCGCCAGGCGCGCACCGGACCGAGGACGCCGAAGCGCGGTGACGGCGGGGGCGGGGGCGTGGGGCGGCGCTGCGGGGGCACCGTGTGGTCCGTCTGCTCCGGCACCACACCGCCCATCCGCTCCAGCACCGGACTGGCCAGCACCGCGAAGGCCCGCGCCGACGCCTGGAGCCGCAGCTCCCCTTCCTCGTCCCCCATCAGGACCGGGAAGTCCGGCAGCCGTCCCATGTACGGCTCCAGGGACCGGCCGACCGCCTCGACGACCTCCACGGCCTGTTCGGCGCCGAGCCCGCTGAACAGCAGCTCCCGTACGCCGGGCCGGAAGTCGTAGACGGGCTGGGTGAGTTGGCCCGGTGGCGGCGCGCCCAGGGCACGGTCCAGGGTGTGGGCGGCGGCCGCGCCCCGTGCCTGGTCGGTGCGCTCCAGCAGGCCGCCGAGCAGGATCTCCGCGACATGGGTGGGCCCGGCGTCCCGCATCGTGGCGGCCCGTACCAGCTGCATCAGGGGTGTGGTCAGGGGACGGATGGCGGAGAGGCGGACGGCGAGACGGTAGGCCTCGGGGGAGAACGCGCCCCGGAAGTGGGCCAGCAGCTCCTCGGCCGTGCCGTGTGGTGCGGCAGGCCGCGCCGACGCGGGGGGCGCCTCGTCCAGCAGCACCGTTTCGATCAGATGCGGCACGCCGGGGCGGGTGAGCAGCCCGGCCCACTGCTCCAGCGCGGAGGCGGTCGGATGCAGCACGGGCAGCGCGAGGAGGCCGTCCGCCTCCGGATCGCGCTCACCGCTCAGCCCGTCGCAGACGATGAGCCGTCCGAGGGGGTCGAACTCGCCCGGTGCGGCGAGGAGCCGGGGCCGTGCGTCCAGGGCGGTGCCGCGCCACAGCCGCCGGGGCAGCGGGTTCAGTACGGCCAGCGGGCCGCCGCGGCCCCAGGCAGCCAGGGCGCGTACGGCCTGCGGGGTGCGCCAGCCCGGGCTCGTACCGTCGGTCAGCAGAAAGGTCACCGCCGCGCCCGCGGACCGCCGGCGCCCCGCCGGGCCGCTCGGGTCCTGGGGGTCGACCGGAAGGATGCGGACGGAGCGGAAGACCGTGCTCCGGGCGAGCAGCGCGCGCAGCTCGGCCGCGAGCGGCCCCCAGACCTGCATGGACGGTGAGCAGTCCACGAGCAGCACGGCCGACCAGCGCCGCTCCTGGTCCGGGCGGGAGACGACATCGAGGAAACCGGTCTCGGCGGCGAGGCGGACGGTGGCCTCGATATCGGTGACGGTGCGGTGCGGGTGGTCCCGGGACCTGCGCAACGGGCGCAGCGCCCGGCCCAGTTGCTGGGCGTCGGGCAGCGCTCGCCCGCCGGGGACCCGCGCGGTCCGGGCCCGGTCCGCGCCCGGCTCACCGCCCTGGCTCCCCATGGCGTACAGCGCGCGACGGGGCGGGACGGCGGGCGTCAGCGGGTCGCAGGGCCCGGACGAAGGCTCGTCGCCGGGCGCGGCCGTGCCGCCGGGTCCGGCGGTGGGGGTGGGGTCGGTGCGATCGGTGTGGTCGGCGAGGTCGCTGCGATCGCCAGGACTACGGGCCGGGTCGGCGTGATCCGAGGACTCGCCAGGGCCCTCGGAGCCTGCTCGATCGGCGACCGTATCGGCCGCATCGTCCGCATCCACCGTCCCGGCCCCGGCCCCGGCCCGCCCGTCGGACGAACCGCCGTCCTCGGCAACGCCTTCCCCCCGCGACTCCTCCGGCACCCCGGCCCCTTCGGCCCCGGCACCGCTCCCACTCCCCGTCCCACCCACACGCTCCCCCGACTCCCCCGCGTCCCCCGGCGCCTCGGCCGCCGTACGTCCCTCCATCGCCCTCGACAGCCACAGCACATCGAGGAGTTCCGTGGCCCCGAGGTCGTAGCCGGCGGCCGACATCGCCTGTCGCAGTCGGTCGATCATGGCGACATGGACTCGTCGAGGCGGTGCAGCACGGCGGCGAGGAGCTCTTCCTTGGTGAGGTCGGCGCCGCTGATGCGCAGATGGACCGCGGCCAACAGCTGGTCGGTGGCCAGTGTCTGGGTCTTCGCGCGCTGGTGGAAGACCTCGATGAGGTCCTCCGCCGCGGCGACCGCGTGCTCGCCCAGGTTGTGTTCGATGATCTTCCGCAGCCGGTCGCCGGTCGGCTCCGGCAGATCCAGCCGTACGCAGCGGCGCAGGAAGGCAGGCGGGAAGTCGCGTTCGCCGTTGCTGGTCATGATGACGACCGGGAAGTGGGTGCAGCGGACCACTCCGCGGTGGACCGCGACCCGCTTCCGGCTTCCGCTCAGCAGGACCTGGACCTCCTGTTGGTGCTCGGGCAGCCGGGCCAGCTCCGGGATCTCGAACTCGCCCTCCTCCAGCAC
This genomic stretch from Streptomyces nigrescens harbors:
- a CDS encoding N-acetylmuramoyl-L-alanine amidase — encoded protein: MGKRDGEKGGGQEATSAVTRRRALWIGGGGAVAAGTAAFAGHDVLGQWWWRLPGNDKPRKAGAVDHRGAQWVAASPENYRRADRPADYGIDRVVIHVVQGSYATALDVFQDPDHEAGAHYVVRKDGHVAQLIRELDVAFHAGNRGYNERSIGIEHEGFVDRPESFTDAMYASSARLTAGICRRYGFPADREHLVGHVEVPGTDHTDPGPHWDWDRYLRLVRAELRKPVRTGESPPARKT
- a CDS encoding alpha/beta fold hydrolase, producing MTQWLLDRTFRSTSGDEVRWAVLGEGQEDTPAVVLLHGTPFSSYVWRGVARALATRHRVFVWDMPGYGASEKHAGQDVSLGAQARVFTELLTHWGLATEAARPAVVAHDFGGCVALRAHLLHGARYARLALVDPVALAPWGSPTYRLLGAHPEVFGQLPPDLHRALVREYVSSASHPGLHPAVLDRLVEPWCTDEGRPAFYRQIAQNDQRFTDEIEPRYGELTLPTLICWGTQDTWIPPTRGHELASRIPGSRLHLIEHAGHLVQEDAPAELGAVLGEFVGGGG
- a CDS encoding VC0807 family protein; the encoded protein is MSRSRPVAEGERGNPLLKSLTPLIVDAGIPVALYYVLSDGFGFSTMAALGWSSVVPALRTVWDLVRSRSVNGLALLMLAVNAVGLALSAVAGDPRLMMAKDSGVSSVVGIAILLSVRTKRPLMTAGLKPWVTKGSAAGNAAWDRLMAGSERFRRAERRFSAIWGTALLTECVIKVIGAYTVPVHTMVWLGTVLTVVAVLAAMLIAGGSCADPMEKMVKAEVGAEVLVEAEVAVHSGALTGDPGVARRRTGVVRNDGKMAGQL
- a CDS encoding cysteine desulfurase family protein, which translates into the protein MVYLDHAATTPMLPEAVQAMTAQLTVTGNASSLHADGRRARRTVEEARESLAVSLGARPSEIVFTAGGTEADNLAVKGLYWARRAADPARTRVLASPVEHHAVLDAVEWLAEHEGARVEWLPVDSYGRVHAEGLRTAIARNPADVALATVMWANNEIGTIQPVRELADVAAEFDIPLHADAVQAVGQLEVDFGASGLAAMTVSGHKIGGPYGIGALLLGREYAPVPVLHGGGQERHVRSGTLDTPAIAAFAAAGRHAVAHREDFARDIGALRDDLVKAVRAAAPDAVLGGDPDPAGRLPANAHFSFPGCEGDSLLLLLDAQGIACSTGSACTAGVAQPSHVLLATGMSPDLARGTLRFSLGHTSTAEDVAALAEAIGPVVERARSAGLS
- the mnmA gene encoding tRNA 2-thiouridine(34) synthase MnmA, which produces MTDDAPRRLRVLAAMSGGVDSAVAAARAAEAGHDVTGVHLALSENPKSFRTGARGCCTIEDSHDARRAADVIGIPFYVWDLAERFREDVVDDFIAEYEAGRTPNPCLRCNEKIKFAALLDKALALGFDAVCTGHYATVVLREDGTRELHRASDMAKDQSYVLGVLDDRQLAHAMFPLGDTLTTKAEIREEAARRGLFVAKKPDSHDICFIADGDTQGFLAKRLGTAPGDIVDESGNRLGTHEGAYGFTIGQRKGLRIGHPAADGKPRYVLDISPVDNTVTVGPAASLDVMALTAIRPRWCGRPPTAGPATYTAQLRAHGGETEVTAELIGDAELQVSFTEPVRGVAPGQAIVLYDGTRVVGSATIATTERAVRAEA
- a CDS encoding SAV_2336 N-terminal domain-related protein, which produces MIDRLRQAMSAAGYDLGATELLDVLWLSRAMEGRTAAEAPGDAGESGERVGGTGSGSGAGAEGAGVPEESRGEGVAEDGGSSDGRAGAGAGTVDADDAADTVADRAGSEGPGESSDHADPARSPGDRSDLADHTDRTDPTPTAGPGGTAAPGDEPSSGPCDPLTPAVPPRRALYAMGSQGGEPGADRARTARVPGGRALPDAQQLGRALRPLRRSRDHPHRTVTDIEATVRLAAETGFLDVVSRPDQERRWSAVLLVDCSPSMQVWGPLAAELRALLARSTVFRSVRILPVDPQDPSGPAGRRRSAGAAVTFLLTDGTSPGWRTPQAVRALAAWGRGGPLAVLNPLPRRLWRGTALDARPRLLAAPGEFDPLGRLIVCDGLSGERDPEADGLLALPVLHPTASALEQWAGLLTRPGVPHLIETVLLDEAPPASARPAAPHGTAEELLAHFRGAFSPEAYRLAVRLSAIRPLTTPLMQLVRAATMRDAGPTHVAEILLGGLLERTDQARGAAAAHTLDRALGAPPPGQLTQPVYDFRPGVRELLFSGLGAEQAVEVVEAVGRSLEPYMGRLPDFPVLMGDEEGELRLQASARAFAVLASPVLERMGGVVPEQTDHTVPPQRRPTPPPPPSPRFGVLGPVRAWRGATPLELGGPEERALLAALLLRPGHSASASELLPDLWGDQPPRGALSSLYACATRLNTALGADTGATTGDADLLVREQDGGYALRRPDGSAPVLDVDLDRAEQLVDRARRAVKPAAARRLRDEALALWDGEPLAGLPGPFAVDWRTRLARWRSDLLDEIYRPLAEEPARDPAGPRADAVALPAAPEPFAGRSGPLSRLAAGLTGGTSDAPACRFVHGPAGAGKTALALRVAHEVAEHFPDGQVFLDLCGSADEAGERVTATGALEALLRALGVPAGDIPLWRDGRAALYRSLLAERRVLIVLDDAPDADASAASDASEAADLALAPLLPGHTGKPGGRGGAVLLTGRGCPPLPPPAEAVELAGLTTAEAQELFTDPGPPTLRWLDAQLSEQARRAFRLLAVTDPAEVSSEAFSSAAFPSGAAAALLDATAQRTRALLDELLAVGALREAGSGHYRYTGQLRRLASRSAAHELPEAARDEALTRLLTWYLALGRQVHALRCPGDRMLHDLARVPSAGPLPTTKDRAEALAVWAEETPGLLALVRRAALRTPGIVRQAADLLLLAQVTADSGALSAAYEPAARTVAARAARDGDARAEGRARVALAEAYLTLGKCAEAEPEARRAEQLAGRCGDPLTRFRAPYARGIVALQQGRHDTAERHLVAAWQQCTERDELGEAAALGALARLWAATGNSNEAVLFAERSVALHHRVGRGSPRLAHGRYALAEALSAAGRPAEALRELLQALPLFEEDRQRLWAGRTRCRMAEAMVALIRPGEAVTAAEDAAKRLLVPGGERWRADALTALGHAETALGRKQGAQAHWREALAVHEAFGAPEARTLRALLRDKTGTPTTGPRRPGPSRTADTARTGTALRDLTAAVRTLTDQLRLQPADEKPGQNLSGRPTPLPALDTLEAELTTKLADFTPTTHLPRPDLHRLRTSLESLTSPEALPTPSSPAITEAATAVRELARRIDP